A segment of the Patescibacteria group bacterium genome:
TGACCGAGTAGGTAGTGATTTTGTGTATGCCGCTGAGCAATTAAAAAAGCAGTATATCGTTGTAGATTTCAATCCGCGATCTATTCAGAAACTTAAAGAAAATAACATTCCGTATGAATATGGTGATGCAGAAGATGTAGATTTTCTTCAAGATTTAGGACTTAATAATGCTGAGATGATTATCTCAACATTGCCCGATTTTAACGCCAATATGCTTTTAGTTCAGATGTATCGAAAAGATAACCAGAAGGGAATTATCATGGTGCTTTCGCATGATGTAGAACATGCAGAAGCTTTGTATAAAGCTGGAGCAACCTATGTGGTTATGCCTCACTACTTGGGTGCTCATTATGCATCATCTATGATTTCTCGTTTTGGATTTAATTCTTTTGAGTTTGAAGAAGAGCGAAATAAGCATCTTCAGCACCTCGCGCAGCGTCAATCTTAATCGTAGCTTCATTAGTTGCTCATCCTTGACTTATCCACAGATTTTCAGTCTGCTATTGACGAATTTTTTAATAGGAGTAAGCTAGTATCTGGCTTCGTACCAATCGGGTTCTCAGATTTCTTGTTTTTCTCGGAGGTATTGCATGACGGTTGTAGACAACATGGATGTTGGAGCGGCGCTTGCGCTCATGCGTGAAGAGTTGCCCGCGACGCTTTCTGGGGATGAAGTGAAGGCTGTGTGCGATGAGTGCACGGATCGGAGGTTGGCGGCACTTGCGCCCTCTACCGTTTCGACGGTCAACGTGACGTGCATGGACTTCCGGTTCTGCATCAAGTCACGTCATGCGTTGCGCACGATGTACGGGGTCGAAAAGCTCGTCGACCTCGTGACCTTCGCTGGTGGAGCCTACAGCTTCGCCGCGACATCAGGTGCGCCGTGGTGGCAGGTGCACAAGCACGTGTGGATCTGGTGCGTGAAGATGATGGTGCGCTTCGTGATGTGCATCAGCCTTCGGGTCGCCATCTACAAGCATGGCGTCGAGCGCATCGTGCTCTGCGGTCATGAGCAGTGTGGCCTGTGTTGCCTTCACGGGCATCATTTCGACACGATGGAGGATGACAGGGCGTTCCACCAGGATCGTCTCCGGGCCGCGGGTAAGTGGCTGCGGAAGAAGTTTCCCGAGGTAAAGGTTATCTGTTTGTGTTTCCTGTATATGGACGGTGAAGGAGACGTTCAGCTCAAGGAGTTCGAACAGATGTAGTTCCAATGGGGGTGCGATATCGCATTCCTTTTTTATTTGGGAAAAGCAGAAATAATATGATTGTATTGTAATTTAGCATTAAGAGGTATATAATTTTTTCTTGTGTCTTTACTTCGAGTTTAATGATTTCTTAATAATTTTATGAACGGAATAGTTGATCAATTAAAGAAGAACTGGATTTCAGCTCTCTCAGTGGCACTGGTATCAGTACCGCTTTCTCTTTCACTAAGTATTGCTTCAGGAGCGGGTCCTGTCGCCGGAGTCATTACTGCAATTTGGGCCGGGTTATTTGCCGGAATTTTCGGAGGAAGTAAATTCAACATTGTAGGCCCTGCAGGAGCACTCGCTGGGATTTTAGCTTCTATTGCTTTTGTGTATGGTGCTGCTGTACTACCTTTGATTGCTATTGTTTCTGGATTTATGATTTTGGTTGTTTGGTTTTTTAAATGGGACCGATATCTTATTTTCGTTCCATCTGCTGTGGTGCATGGTTTTACGCTCGGTGTTGCACTTACTATTGGTTTTGGTCAGCTCAATTTTGCATTGGGATTGAAAGATCTTCCAAAACATGAACATCTCATTTCAAATATATTAGAATCATTAAAACATATCGCATTCTCTCAAACATGGTCTGTGATTCCTTTTATAGTAGGTCTTGGACTAATGTTTACTATTCTTAAATACAAACCTCGTTGGCCTAATACTGTTATTGTTGCTGCTCTAGGTATTTTATTTGGATACCTTACAAGTATTGGAACAATTCCACTTACTATTGATACTCTGTTTACAAAATTTGGCGACCTTATCCTTCGACCGTTCAATATTCCGACATTGTCTCGAGATATGTTTAACCAAGTGATTTTCCAGTATTCTGCAGTTGTTGCATTCGTGGTAGTTCTTGAAACATTGATATCAGCAAAGATTGCAGATGGAATGACTAAGACAAAATTCAAGCAGCGAAAGGAAGTACTTGGAGTGGGACTTGCAAACATTGCTGCAGGTATCTTCGGAGGTATTCCAGCAAGTGGAGTATTTGCTCGAACAGCCATCAATGTAAAAAGTGGAGCAACATCAAACTGGTCTCAAATTATTAATGCTGTTTTTGTTGCTATTCTAGCTATGGTATTGCTCCCAGGATTTAAGTTTATTCCTTTATCTGTAATTGCTGCAATTCTTGTATATGCATCTATAAGAATGGTTGCAACACATCATTTTAAGAAGCTCTATAAATTTGATCGATCAGCATTTTGGATTTCTATGGCAGTAGCTATAATTACTGTTGTTTATGATGCTACAGCAGGTATTCTTGTCGGAACCCTCCTAGCATTGCTTGTATTTGCTCGAAAGCTATCGAGTGCTCAATGTAATGTAACTATTAATGAAGAAGATGGTCAGACAGATGCTACTGAAGTTCTTAATGAAAATGTGAAAGGAAAGGAAGTCGTGTATAGATTTGCTGGAGAACTCACATATATCAATGCTAAGAGCCACATAGAACGATTACAGAGAATTAGTTCAGATAGTGCTATAGTTCTCAACTTTAGAAATTTATTTTATATAGACGTAGATGGAATCGAAGCCCTAGATGAAATTATTGAAGATTTAGACCGAAGAAATCAGTCGGTATTTGTGACGGGAGTAAACGAAAATATCATGAAGTTTGTAAAAGATCATGAATGGTTTAAAAAGCTTGTACATGAAAATAGAGTGCTTACAACAACGGATGCTGCAATTGCTCAATCAAAAACTATTTCTCTAAAGAATCTATAACAAAAAAGCCCTGAATAGTCAGGGCTTTTTGCTATTCGAGAATTGCGTGAGCTATACCTAGTTCTACAGCATCGGAAGGTGTGAGTACTGTATTGTTTGCCATAAGTTCTAAAACTTTTTGCACGGTAAGCTTTCCATTTGATTGATCAGCTATTACTGAAGCGTATTGAAAATCTTTAAGTTTATCTTCTTTAACAATAGATTCCATTTCTGGAGTAGTCATTCGTTTTGGCATATCAAAAGTTCGTCCGGCAAGATGGAGAAGGAGAGTTGTGTTTGGAGTTATGAATCTGTTTTTACCTGTGAGAAAAATAATAATTCCACTTGAATCAACATCTCCTGATCCAATGGTGTTGAGAACTGGCTTGTACACACTTCTCATACTGTCATAAAAACTCATGCCGATACCAGTTGGACCGCCATGGGATGTAACCACAAGATTAATTGGCTCAGTAGGATTGTCGATAACGAGATTTTGAATTCGTTCGATCATGTCAGCAAGTATTCCACCACTTACACCACCAATCCACTGTATAGTTCGTGCAGGAAGATATGGTAAAACTAATTTTTCTTCAGAACTAACTTGATAACTAATCTTTTGACTTGTGGCCATGTGTAAAATATTCTAACTGCTAACGTACTAAAGATCTTAGTAGTTATATTTTACCTTTGCCATCTTTGCTATACAAATTAATAATACACAGGGCCCTCTATTTGAGGGCCCTGTGTAAAGATATTATCGATTTATCGCTCTTCTATACCAAATTCGTCTTCCAACAGTCTTTTGTCTAATTCTTCATCTTCATTCCTTGTTTTTGTATTTCCGTGTGATGCTTTATTTGAATTGTTTTGTTCTGAAATTTTTTGTCGGTTCTGGAGATTATTTTCACGAGCATTATTTTGTTGTGCCATCTTCTATGAACTAAATAACCAATAATATTTTGTATCACCGACTGTGATGTAATAAAAGACGCATATCTATCGTATATACTTACCACTGATTGTTTCAGACTATGTATAAAAAGTATTGTCAATAAAATAAAAAAAGCGCTCAAAGCTTGGAAGCCTGAGCGCTGGGTTTGTACAAAAAGGACGAAACGAAAGTTACTCGACGACGATCACCTGTCCGGGTGGTGGTGCACGGGATTGAAGTCGCTGGGATCGGACCACCGGTTGGGACGATTGTTCTGGCCTTGTCCCTGACCTTGGCCTTGACCCTGCTGGTTGTTGACATTGACACCGACGTTGTTGTTCACGCCGACGCCTTGATGATTGCGGTTGGTGGCCACAGCGTGGTTGTTGTTGTTCACCACAGGCCCTCCCACACGTACTTGGGGGGCTGAGTTGGCGTTGCCACCGGTTGCTCGAGAGCTACCGCCAGCACCACCTTGACCTCCCGTGCCACCATCTCCACCGTTTCCACCAGCACCGCCGGTACCCGATCCACCGGAACCACCGTTGCCAGTGCCACCAGTTGCATTGCCACCGTTGACCTTGGTGACGTTGTTGTATCGGGCGGGATCCTCGACGGCTTTGCCGAGGACATAGGCTGTACCCGTTACAGCTCCTGGCAGGACATTTGCCCCGACTCCTCGATCTGTGGACACGGCGGTTGCCGTGATCACCATCGGAGGAGCCAGGAGGCGATCTGCCGGCTGTGTTGTCGCGACAGCTGGCTGATGGACCGTGGATCGCACGACGCTTTGGTGCGACTCCATGATGATCCCGTTTTGGCCCCATGGGTTGGTGAACTCGGCGACGGTAACCTCCTTGACGGAGCCGTCGGCCATGATCATGGGGTCCGACTTGTACACCTTCAGCTTCGCGCAGCCGCTCGCGAGCGCAATGCTCGCGAGCAGCGCATACAGCACGATTTTGCTGTTCATGTGACCTCCTTGGGTCTTGGGTTAAGGGTCTGTTACTTCACGTTTTCGATGACGCGAACTTTGCCTGGGACGTTGATCCATCCACTGCCTGGTGGCTGATTGGGATCCCGGTACATTGTGTGCTCCGGAAACTCGAAGATCTCACCGCGGGTGCTACGGCCAAGGTATTGGCCATGTGCGTCTACGATGGGAACTAGTTCACGGAGATTGTATCGCGAATCAAACATCGCCACTCCCAGCAAGTTCACAGGATGGTCACCGGATTCGTGAAGCCGGTTCCTGTAGAACACTCGTTGCCCACGTGGCTCGATGTGGACCACATCGCTGACGAACTTGCTCTCGTCTACGTCGATGCTCTTTCCATCGGGAGCTGTGGTCACCGGAGCAATCCTGCGGGGTTCCCCAATAAAAACGGCCCCCGATCCCGTGGATCGGGTGGAGGCCATGGCGGGCGGCGGGGTCACCGTCCTGGTTGGGTTGGTGGTCGCTGCGACGCTCGGCTCGGCCGACGGCACCGTGGTGCCGTCGGCCGGAGCCGGGGTTGTGGGAACGGGGGAAACAGAAGCTCCGGGACCCGTGGGACCCGAAGTCGGAGGTGCTACTTCGAACATCTCCTTTGGCGCGTTGCCGAAGGTCATGACCGACGCCTCGAAGGGCGTGAGCTGCGAACCGTTCTTGAAGGTCAGCGCAACCCACTTCTTGCTGGACCGGCGCTGGAAGTCGTCGACCACCTTGTCGGTGAGCGTGACAACCATGGCCGAACCGCCGTAAGGGATCGTAAGACCCCGAACATGCGGCTCGGCACGCAGGACGATGTGAGCACCGTCAGGCAAGCCTGAGATACTCGCGACGGCCGGGACATGATCCGGGTGAAGGTTCGACATGCGAACTTCCTTCAACTGGTTCTTGTCGATGAGCGTCGGCCTTCCTGCCTCGGTCTCGCGGAACAGGATCTGCCACTGATCGTAGGGCAGGCCTTCGTGGTACACGACCGGCATCTCGCTCGGCTTGGGCGGCGGCGCCACCGCGAGGAGCGGGGGCGTCTTGGCCTTGGGCTTCGGCTTGTCCTCACCACGATCGGGCGTACCGGTCGGGGTGGGTGAGCCTGGCGGGACCGAACCTGGTCCGGTAGCCGGCCGGCTTGTGGGCCGGCCGCTCTTGATGCGAGGCGCCGTGGGGTCGGGATCGGAGGGCGTGCCACCGATCTTGTCCTTCACGAGCTTCACATCATCCGCGACCTTGTCGACTCGGGAGCCAAGCGCGCCGACCTTGTCGTCGACCTTCTTGTCTCCAGCATCCACGTACTCCTTATGAGTCATTGGATTGCCTGGCTTCGTACCCTCCATCTCGATCTCCGAGCGGAGCTTGAGGTACTCCTTCCACTCGGAGGGCTGAGTCGGCACGGGTGCGGCGGGGACCACGTTCACCGGCGGCGTATCGTTGGAGGGCGCCTTCTTGGCGTTCCACCAGTCGATGCCCGCAGTGATCAGCATGTAGAGGATGACGGCCAGGAGCACCGCACCGATGATGATGAACCACCTCAGGTTGCGCTGCCACCAGGTCTGGAGTTCGACCGGGTCCGACGAGGCCGGGCCGCCGACGATCGTGTCGTCGGGTCGCGGCGGGGTAGCGGCGGGGTCGGCGTACTGCCAGGCCTGCACCTTGTAGGTCACCTCGGGGTCCTCCTTGCTCAGGAGCTTGTTGACCTTGTCGGTGAACTTGGTGCCGGTGATCTGCCTGTTCGGCAGTGGCGGGGTGGGGCGGTCGCTGGCCTGGCCGGTACGGGTGACGATGTAGTAGTCGGCATCGGGAACGGGTTCCCAGCTGACCTTCACAACGTTCCCGTGCTGCGTGGCTTCGACGAGCTCCGGGGTAACGAGATTCGTGGGCATTGCATGCTCCTTCTAAGAGGGGGTGCGGTTGCGTGTTCGTGTTCCACAGCTATGCCAACAAGGCACAGCCGTAACTTTCTATTCTGTTGTCAAACCTCTTTTCTCCCTGCCACAATGGCCGGGAAATAAAAAAGAGGCTTCAATAGCCTGTGCATAATTATGCACTTTTTTATGAATTTGTCAAGCGACTTTCGTTGAGCTCTACTATAAGGACGTATAACACGCCAAATACTTATATACAGCAGAGTCTGTTATATGGCTAATATTAATAGTATTTAAGATGCTTACTCGTAAGCTTGAGTAGACTTTATCGTCTCTAGATAGGTAAGGTATATGATAGTTAGAATTTACTCATAAAAAACCTTTATACGTTATGGATCAAACAACTGGTTATTTTACAAATTTGGGTGATGTAACTGCTGCGTCTCTTCAGACTGCATGGTTTAATCTATTGCAGCATCTCCCAAAGATTATTGGAGCACTACTCATCCTCATTATTGGATGGATTGTAGCAAGCGTTATTGGTGGACTTGTAAAAAGAGTTGTTCGCGCAACTGGCTTGGATGAAGTTGTTGAAAGATCACAACTTAATCAAAAGCTTCGAGTGAGTGGTAAGTATAAATTGTTGTCTGGAATGATCGGTGAATTTGTGAAGTGGTTTATCATAATTGTTGTACTTATTGCTGCAGCAAATACCTTAAACCTCCCACAAGTAACTGAGTTCTTTAACGCAATTGCACTCTATATTCCTCGAGCAATTGTTGCAGTGATCATACTTGTCGTTGGATTACTCCTTGGTGAATTTGTTGCCAACCTTGTTCGTGGAGGACTTGAAGCATCAAAACTTCCAGTGCGTCACAAGCAAACCCTCGGTTCAGTTGCAAAGTACGCTATCATTGTATTTTCAATCATGGCTGCTCTTGTTCAACTCAACATTGTGCCTGAACTCATTCAGATTCTTTTTGGTGGATTTGTGTTAGCACTTGCTCTTGCCTTTGGTCTTGGAGGTAGAGAAGAGGCTGCACGATTTTTGGCTAGTTTCCGACAAGAACGTTAAGACATCTCACTCAGTATAAAGATGAACCTCGCAGAAATGTGGGGTTTAATCTTTGTATATAATGCTGAGTCTGTCCATAGACTAATCTTCCAAAAAATGGTACTGTATTATTCCTGTTCATATGTCTAAAAAATTAAACATAGCTCATATAGCTTCAGAAGTGGAGCCATTTTCAAAGAGTGGTGGCCTGGCCAATGTGCTCAGTTCGCTTCCAAAAGCTCATAAAGAATTGGGGTATGACGTAATTGTAATCACTCCGCTTTTTGAACACATCATTGATCCAAAAACTTTGGAACTTATTGGTGCTGCAGAAACAATTGAATTGAGTGAAGGTATATACGAGAAGGTAAGTTTCTACCGAGGCTATATAGATAATCTTGTTCCTGTATATTTCATTCAAAATCAAAAATACCTTAGTGATCTTAAAATATTGTATGGAGCAGAAAATGATAATGCGCGATTTATGTTGTTTAACGTTGCCGCATTGCATCTCATAAAAAAACTGGAATTTAAAGCAGACATTATTCAATGTCATGATTGGCATTCGGGTCTCGTTCCATATTTTCTCAAGGGTAGATATAAAAAAGATGAATTTTGGAAAGATACATCAACACTTTTTACGATTCACAATCTAACCTATCAGCTGGGACACAACTGGTGGGATATCCCTTCAGAAGAAAGAGATGACGGCCGATCATCATTACCAAAATTTGATGATCCAGCACTTGAAAAAGTAAACTTTGCAAAACGCGCAATTATATATGCAGATGCAATTAACGCTGTTTCTGAAACATATAGAGAAGAAATCATGACCAAGGACTTTGGTCAGGAATTAAATCGCGTACTCAAAAATCGAGAAAAGCGCGTGTTTGGAATTGTAAACGGGATTGATTACAACGAGTTTAATCCACTTACCGATCCAGGACTCATTCAGCACTATAGTGATAAGTCTGTACAAAGAAAACGTACAAATAAAAAATGGCTTCAAAAATTCTATAAGCTTACCGTCAATCCAGATATTCCACTTATCTGCATGACATCTCGAATTACAGAACAAAAAGGTTTTAAGCTTTTGATGAACATCATAAAGCTAATACTCAGATTTGAAGTCCAGATTATTATTATGGGAGATGGAGATAAGGAGATGGTGAGTTATTTTGAGAAGGTTCAAAAAGAATTCCCAAAGCAATTAGTTATAGTTCCATTCGATCACGAAAAAGAAACACTGTATTATGCTGCTTCAGATATCTTTCTACTACCTTCTCGATTTGAACCATGTGGAATCAATCAAATGATTGCACTTCGCTATGGATGTATTCCTGTGGTTCACCATATTGGGGGACTTGCAGATACTATTGTCGATTATGATCCACTTAAAAAGAGTGGAAACGGATTTACTTTCAAACGCTATAGCGCAGTCAATTTGCTTGTCGCCATTGTACGAGCTCTTGAGACTTTCAAGCACAAGCGAGCATGGAAAGAATTAACAATATCTAGTCTACGAGAAGCTAATTCATGGCTGCTTCCTGCATTTAAGTATATTGATTTGTATGAAACTACAATCAAGCTCAAACGTCGTTCAGATAGAGAGGATAAACAAAAATAATATATGCTAACCTGGATTAATTTTCTTCATATTTACCAGCCTCCAACACAGTCAAAAGAGATTGTGGATTTAGTAGTGCGAGAAAGTTATGAAACTATTGTGAGGGTTCTTAATTCATATCCCAAATTAAAGATTACACTTAATATCTCAGGATCTCTTATTGAGTTGCTTGAAAAAAATGGCCATCAAAACTTGCTTGCTGATTTTAAAAAACTAGCAGAAGAAAAAAGAATAGAACTTGTAGGCAGTGCGATGTACCATCCGCTTTTAGCTCTATTGCCAGAGTCTGAAATTGTGCGCCAGATTGAATTGCATAATGAAATATCAAAGAGATACTTTGGTGATGCCTATAATCCGAAAGGATTTTTCATTCCAGAAATGGCTTACAGTAAAAAAGTCGCAGATATTGTAGAAAAAATGGGATTTACATGGCTCATCTTGGATGGGATGCATGCTGCAAGCGTAACTCCAAACCCTGAAGTGCATTACACAATTGAAGGAACCAATCTCTCTGTGGTTTTTCGTGATCGAGAATTTTCAAAAACATTTCCACCTGAGTTTATTGTGGAGAACAAAGATAAGATACAGCATTCTGCTATCGTTATTGCTCATGATGGTGAATTGTATGGGCATTGGCACAAAGATGATCGTGGATACTATCAAAAAGCATTTCAGGAATCTGATATTCAGTTTAAGACAATATCAGACTACATTTCAGGATTACAAATCTCAGATACTATTAAAGTTCAGGAGGGAAGCTGGGAATCACTGCCTGCTGAAATATCTGCAAATGTTCCGTACGCATTATGGAACAATCCAAGCAATATGATTCATTCTATGATGTGGTCATTTGCTCGCTTTGTTTTAACAACAATAGAACATCATTCGCAGGATCAAAATTATATATCATCACGGCATCTGCTAGATCAAGGATTGGCAAGTTGTGCTTGGTGGTGGGCTACAAGTGAAAAACTTGTTGCAACATCTCCTATTTGTTGGAACCCAACGGAAATAGAAAAAGGAGCTGCACTCATGCTTCTTGCATTGCGATCATTGCGTCATGCAGATGATGAAAAAATTATTGCTGAAAAAAGCTTTGGTGAATTGCGAACTCTTATTTGGATTACCCATTGGCAATATGAAAAGAATAATAAAATACTGTAAATAAAATCGACGTTATACGTCGTAGAAACAGTAGAGAATTAACGCGGTAATTATCAGACACAATGGAAAAGAAAGAAATGAAAATATCGGTAATTTCTACAACATACAATAGAAAAGATCTACTAAAACAAACTATCGAGAGTGTGCAAAAGTCGATTGTGGCTCCTTTAGATTCTGTTGAATTTGAGCATATTATATACGACGATGCCTCAACTGATGGAACTGAGGAATTATTTAAAGATAATCCTTGGAAAAACGTAAAATATATTCGAGGAGAAGAAAACAAAGGACCTTCATATGGCCGCAATAGAGCAATAGAGGCATGTACAGGGGACTATATTTTTCTCATTGATAGTGATGACATAATCCTTCAGCGAACGCTTCATAATTTTGCTATCTGTGCATTAGAACATCCTCAGACACAATGGTTTGTATCTTCATTTTTGCATGTTGATAATGATCTCAAGTACATCGTTGGAGATGATTACTACACATGGAATTTTAAGGATACTCATGAAATGCTTACTGCTATTTTTAAAGGAGAACACTTTATACAAAGCAGTGTGTTCTTTACTAAAGATATATTCTTTAAAGCAGGTATGTTTGATGAGAATTTGTCGATGGGAGAAGATTTAGACTTCTTTATTAGAGTTCTACTATTGGACGAAATGCCAAAGTTTGAAGCATTTATATCACATCTACACCGGTTCCATACTTCAAATCTTTCAGATGGCATAACAAAGGAAAAGCATTTGAAACAAATTGATTTCTTCCGAGAAAAATATTCTGCTGAGCTTGCAAAGGCACAAATAAAAGTTTAAAACAGATACATCATATGGAGAAAAAAGTACCTTGGTATAAAAATTCTGTAGTCTATCAAATTTATCCTTGGAGTTTTAAGGACTCAAACGGTGATGGTATTGGAGATATCCAAGGAATTATTGAAAAACTCGACTATCTTAATGACGGTACTGAAAAATCTCTTGGAGTAGGAGCAATTTGGCTTTCGCCAATTTATAAATCACCCATGAAAGATTATGGGTATGATATTTCTGACTTCTACGCCATTGATTCTCGTTTTGGAACAATGGAAGATTTCTATGATATGACTGTCGAAGCTCATCGACGTGGTATTAGAGTTATTATGGACTTTGTAACAAGTCATACATCGTCGGAACATCCATGGTTTACAGAATCCAGATCTTCAAAAAATAATCCCAAACGCGATTGGTATGTATGGCGCAATCCAAAACCTGATGGTTCACCTCCAAACAATTGGATAAGTGTTTTCGGTGGTCCTGCATGGACGTATGATGAATTTACAGGACAGTATTATCTCCATCACTTTTTGAAAGATCAACCTGATCTCAATTG
Coding sequences within it:
- a CDS encoding SulP family inorganic anion transporter, whose protein sequence is MNGIVDQLKKNWISALSVALVSVPLSLSLSIASGAGPVAGVITAIWAGLFAGIFGGSKFNIVGPAGALAGILASIAFVYGAAVLPLIAIVSGFMILVVWFFKWDRYLIFVPSAVVHGFTLGVALTIGFGQLNFALGLKDLPKHEHLISNILESLKHIAFSQTWSVIPFIVGLGLMFTILKYKPRWPNTVIVAALGILFGYLTSIGTIPLTIDTLFTKFGDLILRPFNIPTLSRDMFNQVIFQYSAVVAFVVVLETLISAKIADGMTKTKFKQRKEVLGVGLANIAAGIFGGIPASGVFARTAINVKSGATSNWSQIINAVFVAILAMVLLPGFKFIPLSVIAAILVYASIRMVATHHFKKLYKFDRSAFWISMAVAIITVVYDATAGILVGTLLALLVFARKLSSAQCNVTINEEDGQTDATEVLNENVKGKEVVYRFAGELTYINAKSHIERLQRISSDSAIVLNFRNLFYIDVDGIEALDEIIEDLDRRNQSVFVTGVNENIMKFVKDHEWFKKLVHENRVLTTTDAAIAQSKTISLKNL
- a CDS encoding glycosyltransferase, with amino-acid sequence MEKKEMKISVISTTYNRKDLLKQTIESVQKSIVAPLDSVEFEHIIYDDASTDGTEELFKDNPWKNVKYIRGEENKGPSYGRNRAIEACTGDYIFLIDSDDIILQRTLHNFAICALEHPQTQWFVSSFLHVDNDLKYIVGDDYYTWNFKDTHEMLTAIFKGEHFIQSSVFFTKDIFFKAGMFDENLSMGEDLDFFIRVLLLDEMPKFEAFISHLHRFHTSNLSDGITKEKHLKQIDFFREKYSAELAKAQIKV
- a CDS encoding ATP-dependent Clp protease proteolytic subunit; the protein is MATSQKISYQVSSEEKLVLPYLPARTIQWIGGVSGGILADMIERIQNLVIDNPTEPINLVVTSHGGPTGIGMSFYDSMRSVYKPVLNTIGSGDVDSSGIIIFLTGKNRFITPNTTLLLHLAGRTFDMPKRMTTPEMESIVKEDKLKDFQYASVIADQSNGKLTVQKVLELMANNTVLTPSDAVELGIAHAILE
- a CDS encoding glycogen/starch synthase; the protein is MSKKLNIAHIASEVEPFSKSGGLANVLSSLPKAHKELGYDVIVITPLFEHIIDPKTLELIGAAETIELSEGIYEKVSFYRGYIDNLVPVYFIQNQKYLSDLKILYGAENDNARFMLFNVAALHLIKKLEFKADIIQCHDWHSGLVPYFLKGRYKKDEFWKDTSTLFTIHNLTYQLGHNWWDIPSEERDDGRSSLPKFDDPALEKVNFAKRAIIYADAINAVSETYREEIMTKDFGQELNRVLKNREKRVFGIVNGIDYNEFNPLTDPGLIQHYSDKSVQRKRTNKKWLQKFYKLTVNPDIPLICMTSRITEQKGFKLLMNIIKLILRFEVQIIIMGDGDKEMVSYFEKVQKEFPKQLVIVPFDHEKETLYYAASDIFLLPSRFEPCGINQMIALRYGCIPVVHHIGGLADTIVDYDPLKKSGNGFTFKRYSAVNLLVAIVRALETFKHKRAWKELTISSLREANSWLLPAFKYIDLYETTIKLKRRSDREDKQK